A single region of the Gorilla gorilla gorilla isolate KB3781 chromosome 1, NHGRI_mGorGor1-v2.1_pri, whole genome shotgun sequence genome encodes:
- the DIRAS3 gene encoding GTP-binding protein Di-Ras3 produces the protein MGNASFGSKEQKLLKRLRLLPALLILRAFKPHRKIRDYRVVVVGTAGVGKSTLLHKWASGNFRHEYLPTIENTYCQLLGCSHGVLSLHITDSKSGDGNRALQRHVIARGHAFVLVYSVTKKETLEELKAFYELICKIKGNNLHKFPIVLVGNKSDDTHREVALNDGATCAMEWNCAFMEISAKTDVNVQELFHMLLNYKKKPTTGLQEPEKESQMPNTTEKLLDKCIIM, from the coding sequence ATGGGTAACGCCAGCTTTGGCTCCAAGGAACAGAAGCTGCTGAAGCGGTTGCGGCTTCTGCCCGCCCTGCTTATCCTCCGCGCCTTCAAGCCCCACAGGAAGATCAGAGATTACCGCGTCGTGGTAGTCGGCACCGCTGGTGTGGGGAAAAGTACGCTGCTGCACAAGTGGGCGAGCGGCAACTTCCGTCATGAGTACCTGCCGACCATTGAAAATACCTACTGCCAGTTGCTGGGCTGCAGCCACGGTGTGCTTTCCCTGCACATCACCGACAGCAAGAGTGGCGACGGCAACCGCGCTCTGCAGCGCCACGTTATAGCCCGGGGCCACGCCTTCGTCCTGGTCTACTCAGTCACCAAGAAGGAAACCCTGGAAGAGCTGAAGGCCTTCTATGAGCTGATCTGCAAGATCAAAGGTAACAACCTGCATAAGTTCCCCATCGTGCTGGTGGGCAATAAAAGTGATGACACCCACCGGGAGGTGGCCCTGAATGATGGTGCCACCTGTGCGATGGAGTGGAATTGCGCCTTCATGGAGATCTCAGCCAAGACCGATGTGAATGTGCAGGAGCTGTTCCACATGCTGCTGAATTACAAGAAAAAGCCCACCACCGGCCTCCAGGAGCCCGAGAAGGAATCCCAGATGCCCAACACCACTGAGAAGCTGCTTGACAAGTGCATAATTATGTGA